One window of the Gemmatimonadota bacterium genome contains the following:
- a CDS encoding GNAT family N-acetyltransferase, translating into MHIQRAERRDFLEIAKLDREAWAQNRNSEYIPDGEHVWRLWTEYALVFCAWEKEKLIGAVLAFPTRTDRLYCLHKVFVDHPFRGKGIGSALFDAILAACDQIGVDCFLTVDPENESAISLYEKWGFSERNFVKGYYRAAEDRYVLTRRCKTKT; encoded by the coding sequence ATGCATATTCAGCGTGCCGAGAGGCGAGATTTTCTGGAAATCGCAAAATTAGATCGCGAAGCATGGGCACAAAATCGGAATTCTGAGTATATTCCCGATGGCGAGCACGTCTGGCGATTGTGGACAGAGTACGCACTGGTATTTTGTGCATGGGAAAAAGAGAAACTAATCGGTGCTGTGCTGGCATTTCCCACGAGAACGGACAGGCTGTATTGTTTGCACAAAGTATTTGTGGATCATCCCTTTCGCGGCAAAGGCATTGGTTCCGCTTTGTTCGACGCGATTTTAGCCGCCTGTGATCAAATCGGTGTGGATTGCTTTTTGACCGTAGATCCCGAAAATGAAAGTGCTATTTCCCTGTACGAAAAATGGGGATTTAGCGAGAGAAACTTTGTGAAAGGTTATTATCGCGCCGCAGAAGATCGGTATGTACTGACGCGACGCTGCAAAACAAAGACCTGA
- a CDS encoding sugar phosphate isomerase/epimerase has protein sequence MKLGIVTYQIAAEWDVATIIETCAKLGYGGAELRTTHAHGVESDLSAGQRQDIRKKFEDGGVEIAGLGSAFEYHSDDPGVVRENIDGTIEYAKLAADLGCPGVKVRPNGLQTDKGISVDQTLEQIGKSVRECAIAAADLGVQIRLEVHGRETQEPAHMRTIMDWADHDNAKVCWNSNLGEVEDGSIKANFDLLKHKIGLVHINELCNPAYPWRELFSLLNAEGYAGYTLAEIPGSSDAERLLQYYKALWEAYQ, from the coding sequence ATGAAGTTGGGTATTGTCACGTATCAAATCGCTGCAGAATGGGATGTTGCCACTATTATCGAAACCTGTGCCAAACTCGGTTATGGCGGTGCCGAACTGCGTACTACGCATGCTCACGGCGTTGAATCAGACCTTTCGGCGGGACAAAGGCAGGATATCCGCAAAAAATTTGAAGATGGCGGTGTTGAAATCGCGGGTTTGGGCTCAGCGTTTGAATACCATTCGGATGATCCAGGCGTTGTGCGCGAAAATATTGATGGTACTATTGAATACGCCAAACTCGCCGCCGACCTGGGTTGCCCGGGCGTTAAGGTGCGGCCCAATGGTCTGCAGACCGACAAAGGTATCTCGGTGGATCAAACACTCGAACAAATTGGCAAATCCGTGCGCGAATGCGCGATTGCCGCTGCTGATCTGGGAGTGCAAATCCGGTTGGAAGTACACGGGCGAGAAACGCAAGAGCCAGCGCATATGCGCACCATCATGGATTGGGCAGATCACGACAATGCAAAGGTATGCTGGAACTCGAATTTGGGCGAAGTGGAAGACGGTTCTATCAAAGCCAATTTTGACCTGCTCAAACACAAAATCGGTCTGGTACACATCAATGAATTGTGCAATCCGGCCTATCCATGGCGCGAACTCTTCTCGCTCCTCAATGCCGAAGGCTATGCGGGATATACGCTGGCCGAAATCCCCGGTAGTTCAGATGCCGAGCGTCTGCTCCAGTATTACAAGGCTTTGTGGGAAGCGTATCAGTAG
- a CDS encoding methyltransferase translates to MSVQKEIYALKRELAGRYQLGEEHHNICGRKIGVTCVEDAEALFDKMQMADPNSVEVQDERLPYWATLWDSALILSDVLLADNLIAPGESVLELGCGLGLVSSIACLKRARVTATDYQLDALKFAQLNGLQIAGIVPQTMLIDWRSPPQDQHYATLLGADLVYEPRFFDPLIATFDALLAPGGRVLFSEPNRILGRPFFDRLCNAGWAFSTITEREGATVYEIVRGEGASHKDTEIQRYKA, encoded by the coding sequence ATGAGCGTACAAAAAGAAATTTACGCCCTCAAACGCGAACTCGCCGGGCGCTATCAACTCGGCGAAGAACACCACAATATTTGCGGGCGCAAAATAGGTGTGACGTGTGTTGAAGATGCCGAGGCACTCTTTGACAAAATGCAAATGGCGGATCCCAATAGCGTTGAGGTTCAGGATGAACGTCTGCCTTATTGGGCAACGCTTTGGGATTCTGCGCTTATTTTGTCCGATGTTCTGCTCGCGGATAATCTGATCGCGCCGGGCGAATCCGTGCTTGAACTCGGCTGTGGATTGGGCCTTGTCTCATCTATTGCCTGTCTCAAACGCGCGCGTGTCACGGCTACGGATTACCAGCTCGATGCTCTCAAGTTTGCGCAACTCAATGGGTTGCAAATTGCGGGCATTGTTCCCCAGACGATGCTCATCGACTGGCGTTCTCCACCGCAAGATCAACACTATGCCACCTTGTTGGGTGCAGATCTCGTGTACGAACCGCGTTTTTTCGATCCTCTTATCGCCACATTCGACGCCCTTCTCGCACCGGGAGGGCGCGTTTTATTTTCTGAACCCAATCGCATCTTAGGCAGACCTTTTTTTGATCGTTTGTGCAATGCGGGCTGGGCGTTTTCCACTATAACCGAGCGGGAAGGGGCGACGGTGTATGAGATTGTGAGAGGCGAGGGGGCCTCACACAAAGACACAGAGATACAAAGATACAAGGCGTGA